A stretch of DNA from Pangasianodon hypophthalmus isolate fPanHyp1 chromosome 2, fPanHyp1.pri, whole genome shotgun sequence:
TCATATTAAGAGTGTGTGATAtgagactctttttttttcctcacagggAGGCCAGGAAATCCAAGATGGCACTGAGTTTgggttaccatggcaacattgTGGCATTGTGGTGAGTGTTAATggttattttggttattttgaCTGTGTATGCGTCCATGTGTttgacttgtgtgtgtttagggagCGTCTATGGCAGGAGTATGAGCGCACAGGAGAATTACTGGTGGATTTGGGCTCTGATCAGACGTCACTGCACAACCCGTTTAGCGGTGGTTATTATCCGGTCCAGCTCAGCTTTACGCAAGCCAACCAGCTCATGAACACCGACCCTCAGAGATTCAGAGACACTGTGCATGAaaggtacacacatacagtatatactcacCATCCAGGAGAACTGAATATTTTGgcaagactgtttttttttgacaagAACTGTTGCCTCGGATCTCCGGGTTTGgaggttcgattcctgcctccgcTTCATGTGCGCGGAGTTTGCgtattctccctgtgcttcaggggtttcctccgggttctctggtttcctcctcctGATTGGcttctctaaattgtccgtgaagtgtgtgtgtgtgtgtgtgtatgtgtgtgtgtgattgttctGCGATAGATttgcaccccatccagggtgtcctcccaccttgtgccccaagtcccctgggatagacaAATACAATTTCATAAAATCATTATATACGATCACAGAATGAAGTAATTGTTCAGAAATCTGTGCTAAAACGGCTGCAGTGTTAATTCTGAACCCTGCTGCTGTTCTCTCTGAAGTCTCCGTAGACACGTCGCAGCCATTAATAAGCTCTCGGAGAAAGGAATGTTCTTCTGGGATTACGGCAATGCCTTTCTACTGGAGGCCAAACGAGCAGGTGAGTGTTATTACGTGTTACAGCTTATATCAACTTCAGGGTATTCAGAGCAGGTTTCTGCACATGTGACTCACCTcgtcctcctcatcctcctcctcttcctcctcctccttctctttctcctcctactcctccttctgctcctgctgctgctgtggatttctttctttgtttcatctgGATGTCTGTAAATCTGCCTTGTGACAACGTCTGCTGTCTGAATGGAATTGTTTTATTTGCCAGGTGCTGAGGTGGAGAAGACAGGAGGAGGTGCTACAGAGTTCAAATATCCTTCTTACGTTCAGCATATCATGGGGTGAATCACGAACAtagatacatttatttacacctCAGTGTAGGTACTAATTTAAATCCAAAACTATCAgtactactactatcactaccacgactactaatactactactaccactactactactactactactactactatcactactactattactactacagcaactaccactactactattactactactactatcactactactattactactacaacaactaccactactactactacaacaactatcactactactactactactactatcactactactattactactacaacaactaccactactactactactactactactactactactatcactactactattactactacagcaactaccactactactactacaacaactatcactactactattactactacagcaactaccactactactattactactacaacaactaccactactactactacaacaactatcactactactattactactactactactatcactactactattactactacaacaactaccactactactactacaacaactatcactactactattactactactactactatcactactactattactactactactatcactactactactactactatcactactactattactactatcactactactactacaactatcactactactattactactactactactatcactactactattactactacaacaactaccactactactattactactactactactactacaactaccactactactactactactactatcactactactattactactacagcaactaccactactactattactactacaactatcactactactattactactactactactatcactactactattactactacaacaactaccactactactactactatcactactactatcactactactactaccactactatcACGACTACAGCAACTACCACTTCTACTACCACCACTGatattactactaccaccactaccaccactactatcaatgctattactactactactactacattagaTCCTTTATAATAGGGAAACTCTGACTtgcagggttctacacagaactcTGCGACTGAGAGGAGTTCCCTAAAAGGAAGAACTattgctactactattactactacaacaactaccactactactattactatcaATACTATCaataccactactactacatttGATCCTTTATAATAGGGAAACTCTCACTtgcagggttctacacagaaccctgCGACTGAGGAGAGTACCCTAAAAGGATACTACTAGtaactactattactactcctaccaccactactattagtactactactacaactactactacagctactactactactatcaatactattactaatactgctactacatTAGATATTTTATGATAAGGAAACTCTCTACACAGAACCCTGCAGCTGAGAGGAGTTCCCTAAAAGGAAAAACTTCTGGTAACATTTTACTATAAGGTGTACAAACAGGCATATATTTAATACTCAACTAATCCTTggattgtgctgttataggaaaataatcaacaacgggatgaagcggagttactgttatcaccacaaagttgattattttcttctaCGACTGCAGAATGACActtaatactttttatccatttctagttacctGTTATGGAACATCACTTACTTTACTGCAGTTAGTGATATATGGTTTTTTATGGATTTTACAGAGTTCTAATTGAGCAAAAAAGAAACTATAAAAGCAACAATGGACTTTTAGTGTATGTGAAGACACATAATGCAGCTGACAAAAGGAACCTCCTGGATTTTTTGTTGTTCTCAAGAGGAATTTTATCTACTTCTTATCTACCAAATTCAGACAATTACAGAATAAGGTCAAAATGTTATCACCCGCACCGTGCCACACTGTCTGATGGAAAAGCGACATTATTGTCACGCATAAACACACTTGCCGAGCCTGACCTTTGCCCTTTCTGTGTGTAGCGATATCTTCTCTCTGGGTTTTGGGCCGTTCCGCTGGGTCTGTACCTCGGGAAACCCGGCTGATCTGGCGCAGACTGATAACATTGCCACTACTGTGCTGGAAGAGATCAGCGCCACTGTTACCGAGCGAGTTCGACAGCAGTACAGTGACAACATTCGCTGGATCCGTGAGGCTGGAAAACACAACATGGTATAGTCCAGTTATAATCCAGTACATTCCCGTATACAAAACAGAGAATGGTTTCACCAGCAATGAAACATACTGCACAGGCCACATTTTATTTGCACTACCTGGCAAAGGTATATACCTGAATCTGTGGGATTTTAGTCCcaactgtctcacacacacacacacactcactcacacacacacgcctttaGTAAATGAGGGTCTAAGTGTAGAGTAATGATTTGATTGGCTATTCCTCTGTGCAGGTGGTGGGCTCTCAGGCTCGTATTCTCTACTCAGACCAGAGAGGAAGAGTGTCCATCGCTTTGGCCATAAACCAGGCCATTGCAAAAGGCAGAGTCACGGTAaagctcaacacacacacacacacacacacacacttgcctgAATGAATGATTATACATCTTAGGATAATTACACTGACAGACCTCTGCAACATGGACAAAAGCTGTCATTTGTTAGTTGAAGAAGTAATCCTTGATCTCcaggacttgttttgatagttcCTTGATCTTCATGAAGCAGTTCGTTTAAGTATGTTCTCTTCATAACAGACCTAAACAAACTGCGTCGTGGCATACAATTCCAATTacatccatttcagttccaggttgtaacactacaaaaatgtgaaaattcaagggggtgaatacttatgcaacggACTGTAAGTGGCATTACATTGAGGTTCTGTCTCTTCAGGCTCCTGTAGTGATCAGCAGAGATCATCATGATGTCAGTGGCACTGATAGTCCCTTCAGAGAGACCTCTAATATATATGATGGGTCTGCTTTCtgtgcaggtacacacactgaaattcactcacacacacacacatacaaacaacaCGTCTGAGCAACGTGTATGCTTGTGTTTTGTAGATATGGCTGTGCAGAATGTTATCGGTGACGCTTTCCGTGGTGCCACGTGGGTCGCTTTGCATAACGGAGGCGGTGTTGGATGGTAAACACACCTCACATTGTACTCTGTTGTCCATTAACACTAGATAGATTATACAGATTTGTTACTGACTGTATAAATTATTATAGTTAACATCAGATAACATTCTGCAAAATGCAGTATTTAAACTACTTCAATTTCACACAAGGCGGTTTTGTACAGAAAAAGTGCTATACCACATAAAATATGCCAATTAGATTTAGATATGTACATATGTAAAGATGTACACACATTATTTGGAATTAACACATAATGTGTCttaaacagatatgaataggagacacaatatttattttttgatgtgGCTGAGACTAGATCTCTactgcatcaggactgggatcccatcAGAtacaatataaattttttacttTCAGGCAGGCAAGTGGTAAGTTACACACATCAGCTGCTGTGTGATGCATTACGagcattcattcgttcatccttagtaactgcctgatcagAGCTGTGGTGGTTTAAATGAGGCTACTAATAGTTTGTTTACGTTtttggaaatagaaccaactacaTTCGTTATCAAATATTGCAGAACTATAAAAACCATTTGAGCTTAGGTTAGAGAACTGTCAgggccagaattcacacacgcTCATGgcactgctgacatttctacatctTTGCAGTACATCTTGCTATACAGATCCTTGTGTACAGATATACAAATGCAGTATATAGTATGTAGTTGTGACATACGGGACTCCAAGACAGAGAAACTAGAAGAATGAGGCCGTACACAAAGGTCAGTCCAACAGGAGCTTACATGAATGTACACAAATGGCAAGGCTTTGACCCTTTGACCCCAAAAGGATCTAGAAATCGGAGGAGTGTGTCCTCTGGTGACATGGTGGTGCACTGTCCATGAAGGATGTGACAGTAGTACTATTacagtgatgtaaaaaaaaaaaaaacaatggtatTAGCATAACagtagtgaaataaataaataaataaataatagtccTAATTAGAAATAATAGCAATACCATcactactactgataataaaagcaaaaaaatatcatCAAATGATACTGCATAGACAAGACTAATATTATAAGTGAGATTTCAGTCAAAATATTTTGTCTACAGATACATTAGGGTAgataaattatgaaaaatgcTAGAGTATCCCTTTAAGGGTTTATATCAGGGACAGATTGATAGCTCTGCTCTGATCATTGGTATTAATAATCTATTGATTTTTAATTTGATGCAGGGGTGAGGTAACGAACGGAGGCTTTGGATTGGTTCTGGATGGTTCTGAGGAGGCTGGAAAGAGAGCCAGGATGATGCTGAACTGGGACGTCTCTAACGGGGTAAGTGAATTTCTGATGACCTGCGTGGAAAACTAGACACCGGAGTCCATATATGAGAAAGGTCTCTGAACTCTTCTtcaatttctctttattttataaaacataacataaaacataTTGAAAAAGTTCATTTAACCTGCTCTTAACTGTACATATTTAGGAACAGACATTAGTTTAGAAAGGAGTCATCACCATGATTGACTATCATTAGAAGGCAGCATATAGAGTCTGGTATTAATTACAAATacactggaactgaaatgggaCCAATTTACTTAACTTATCGACAAAAAAGGGCTGAAAACTTTAGatttaaccctttttttttacGAGATTTGCTTTAGAAATGGAACTATAATTCAAAAACAGACATTCTTGACCACTGCCAGCAAATTAAAGGATGTCCAGGACAGCCTGCCTGGAAGACACCTACAGATCAAGAACAAAACTAACCGTCACACTTGCAAGCAACAAGTGACTTGTGTAGCTTATAGTCATCAAATGTCTTAAAGAggaatattttccatttttgtggaaccaagtaCAGCAGCAAAACCAatggtcataagaaaaatacacaatgctatgaagaagcaaggctggggctgatttctttctagcccagagtGTAGAATTTTGCAGCCAATCATTGACAGTCAGCTGTaatcaggtgattacacagagtgacacaccccttagttttgatatttttcagcctgtTTCTCAGACACGTCATTAACATTGATTGAGAAAgtgcatgtgaaatacaatCATGGGATAACGTGAACAAGCTGGATTATTTACTCCATCatcctttttttgcttttggagGAGAACCTAAAATTagatagactaagcacacatcGTCCAATCGAAATActaattacacaaaaggacagatttaCAGAATGGCAATTTTAGTGCTTTTTTTGGTTAAACAAAAGGGTTAGGTTTAACATCTAATATTAGATGCTAGCCCTTTTTATCTAATATCATGATTAGCCATGACTGCTTCCATCTTCAAGATGCATCAGTAGCAGGTTTTCCCAATATTAAAACCATTGGTAGTCTTGCTCCAGATGTGTCCCTTGAATAAACTAAATTCCATGTGTAAGTTATTTGTGCTATATTTGATATTCcgatgtttgtttttctgtaggTTGCTCGGAGATGTTGGTCAGGAAATTCCAATGCATATGAGACAATTCAGCTTACCATGGAGGATCAGAGAGAGCTGAGAGTTACCATGCCTTATCATGTGCAGGATGAACATCTGCTGGACCGTGCACTGCACTGATAGAGCTGAACTCTAACGTCAGGCTTCATTTCACTCCTCTAACGATGTTTAACCTCACAGACGAGTTACACTGCACATTACTGTCCGTATGAATTCATCAGATTTACTTTTCTAAACCTGTGAATGCGACTTTGCCAATAAACACTGGAATGTGattgaatgtttgtgtgtttgctaaaTTATGTGTGAAATacgtataaaatatattataggATATTGGTTAGATCCACTTTAATCCACATGAATGAAAATGGTTTAACACCAGGGCCGAGCTCCATTTATGATGATATTAGAAAAGTGGCTCACGCAATCTGCACCCGTAACCATAGCAACACGCTCCGTTTCtagctagtatcagctaacTAATAATCCTAGCCTGCTCTCTAcataagatttattattatcagtaatgcagatgaaatatgaaataaagatCTGGTGTAACTGGTGATGAGAAGGCTGCTTGTCTTTgctgtagctttggaggcagaaaatcaagagaatttgagTTGCTTACATATACACTTTATGGCATTTAgggcatttagcagatgccgcCTTATACAGAatgacttatagaagtgctttgtagttcTTCTTGATATATATAGGGTTTGGGtttgccatatatatatacatatgagagagagagagagagcagaagatGGCAGTTGAAACAGTTAGGGCAATCTCAGCTGAAGATTGAGAAGTACCAGGGGCTGAAGGAACAACTGGAACACACGTGGAAGGTGAAATCCAATGTGGTCCCAGTGGTAATAAGAGCATTAAGGGCTGTGACCCACAAACTGGGACAATGAACCAGCAGATTCCAGGTACAACATCTGAGGTCTCTGTCCAGAAGAGTCCAGACCTAGGAATAACTAAGATACTGCGCAGATCCCTCAAACTCCCGGGCCTCTGGTAGAAGACCTGAGCTTGAGGAAGACAACTCTCCATCACATACACAGTAGGGGTGAGATGACTCTGTTTGATGGCTccatcattatatatatatatatatatatatatatatatatatatatatatatatatatgtatatatatatatatatatatgtatatatatatatatatatatatatatacagagagagagagagagagactgagaaagctAAACtacaataagaaaaaagaaaaatacagcacaaaattaaactacacattcatatttcatgtgttcgaacccaaagaaaaaaaagcctctgCCACCATTGACCATTGTACTTGAGCAAAGTGATTTAATATTAAGGAAAACAAGTAATGTGCATGTTGGAATAAGTAACACAGCATAGCCATACTTTTATTCACATACTTCCTGTTGTTCCCTGTTCCTGTTTCCTCtaacttcaaaataaaagttctGTTTGCATTAGAAGGCagagcaaagtgtgtgtgttggaactACTTACAACTACAGACTTTTGTTGAGCATGGTGCCTGATGATTTGCATTAGGAAGCAgagaagcatgtgtgtgtgtgtgtctgtgtgtgtgtggaagatcCTGGTGGCCTGGCTTTTCTTGTGACTCAGTTTGGCCAACTAACTAGCAAATCCTGCAATTTCTAGAAATTATATTTGGTCCTTATATTCAAACATGATTGGTTACTAAATCATGAACCAGAAGAGCCAGACTTGCAGCACTAGGGTCATCATTTGAGACTCCCAGCCTGAATCGTTGTCCCAGTCTGAccctatgtgtgtatatatgtgtgtgtgtgtgtgtgtgtgtgtgtgtgtgtgtcgtatgcaacagcacatttattttgcatGGTGCCTGATGATTTGCATTAGGAAGcagatcactgtgtgtgtgtgtgtgtgtgtgtgttgtatgtctTTACTTATGTGACTGTTATACACAGAAAGAGAGCGCAGTCTGAGAAAGAAGGTGGTAGAGAGATGTCTCGGGTTTTAAGTACTCTTCTGTCGATCCGCGAGAACGGCCTCATCTTTAACCTGCTCGGCTCTGACTGCAGCGTGAGTCCACTTTACCGCTTTCATCGAttctctttttgctttttcacaTTCTTCCTGTTCCGTTCTGTCACAATTCTGAGCTTTTGTCCTGCTCTAAGAACCAGCATCTGGCACGTGTGCTTATGTCACCTGGTCTTTATCTCTGTAACGGATGTAATTTCATTAACTGTTGCTTAAACACTCAGAATATGTCGCCTCTGAacctcctctgtgctgaagacgtcagaaaatgtaaagttacagctttacttcagTCTGttcaaaatgctgacactggagactccttccataaatgctaaataaactataacatattagaacaaaccGGTGACttctttcagagctgctgttatagaaaattaatcaacaccttctgaccaatcagaattgagaattaaacagcgTTGTGGTATAAAGCAGGATAAAGAGACTGTGTTTATTTCGAGGCTCATTTGTTTATGGGTTGCGTTTATTTCTCTTCCTGCATTACTGATTTTACTGGCAAAAACAACAGACAGTATTCATactactgtgtctgtgtgtgtgtgtgtgtgtgtgtgtgtgggtgtgtgtgtgtgttttaggcgTCAGCTTGTGCAGTGGTGCAGTTGTACCTGGCGAATACAGCTTGTAaaggaaaaaagtcagaatGGCAGATTCACAGTTGTGGAGTGGTGTGTCTGGTGCAGgataaaaaattacattcaacATTTATACGGCTCTTCTGTGTgaaggttttacacacacacacacacacacacacacacaccacgcaagGCTCTGATTTACTAAGGTGTGCATAAAAACCTGTAGATTTAATAATAAGTGTGCAAGCTGATTTTACAGAGATTCAGGCTTTTCACATGagcaaaataacacacttttgtgtgtttccCTTCATGACTATTTCATTTTGGGCTTTCTACTTAAAAGTactaaacacaggacagagtcaattcaaatatttatttccccCCATGCTGTGATTTACCAAATTTCATACCAAATAGTTAAAAAATTAAGACTTTGTATTCCAGATGTATAATTTACTAAGTTTTGGCTTTGACttgttttgaataattttatttctttgtgaatttgcgAATCATctgttttgaaataataataaaaaaaaaaaaaaaaaggaaaattaaatttcttaacaataaaacatgaaaaaaaaaaaaaaaaaaaaaaaaaaaaaatcacctttttaTACTCCTCAGATAATGGTCACCAGCAGGGGGAGATATAAATtttgtttcaaaataaaaattggaaaacaaggaaacacctttttattgatttatttttatttatttattttttcaatttttttggcacaaaataaaaaaaaataatagcaattttacatatttatttatttatttatttatttaaatttatttctttttcataagTCATCCATTTTACAGACTATTCCCTGGTTGAGATATGTACTCTGGAATTCTGTCTTCATAAAAGATATGATTAAAATGGCATCAACGTTTGCACAAAAATATGTATTCTTAAACTGCAACACCTGGAACATCTGGCAGATTTCTTCAGCTGTCATGTTGTCTTTTTTACAGTCTCCTTcttgctatgtttttttttttttttttttaaatatataatctataagCTACTTTTGCACTACTCTAATTCTTCATTTCCAAATTTGAACTCACCAACATTATTTAAACTgttattctttgttaaacatcTGGAAGACTCTCACTAcctgcatgaaaaaaaatttttttttgggatcttagtaaatcagggccgtATTCTAATATACACATCTACATTCAATCACATTCTCAGCcttaaagaaatgtaatttttttgtttttatattagcTTTATTTAAGCAAAAGTACCAACTATGGAAAGATAACAACaacatttctgtgtttctgtctgcagaaggCCAAGCTGCTCTGGGAACAGGAGCTGTATACACCTTTCACATATTCAACGCCCCGCCCCTTTTTCCACACTTTCCCCAGTGACGTTAGTGACACAAGTCTGAATTTCAGctccactctttttttttttcctatatacataatttccattttaaatgaatatacaaCACTTTAACTTAATCTTTGAAAAATTAGAAAACCTGTTTAATCCAAAATTACCTTGAAAAAACCTATTTACTCCAATTAATAGACATTTAAAGAATTCTTTAGACTCTTTATAGAATTCTTTATGAAATTTCAGTCAAAATTGGGACTAAGTTTTCAGAGGGAGGAATTTGAACTTATGCCAAAATGACCGGTTGTTTGTATTTGATAATATGAGAATATAATAGAAAAGAGTTGCGTGTAACATAACTGGAACTATGATTGTATTTCATTGTAttgctccagtgttggaaaATTGGACTTTCCCTCATCCACACACCTTTATTGTTAGAACTGAATTTTGAATTTGtggtatatattattttatattttttatcgTTTATGGATGATGCTCTATATCCTGCCCTTAGACTtgagtttggagtaaacagGAAACGTGATGGATTTCTTATCTGCGGTTATTGCAAATACACTAGATTGAAATTTGCTATAAGTAACTACaatatgtatgagtgtgtctaCTTGCCTGTAGGGATGCATTGACACTGATACAGGTATCGAATATGCTTATTTACTCATACTCcgtaataatactaataataccaTCATCTGGTACCACATGATACTTTGTGATGTAATCCTAGTGTACTT
This window harbors:
- the uroc1 gene encoding urocanate hydratase, producing the protein MMSLKELCRGLPLDPLPPNHGRDPNVPHAPIRTPNLTAEEKRLALRNALRYFPPALHASLAPEFAQELTQYGHIYMYRFYPSLRMRAYPIDQYPCKTRHAAAIMHMIMNNLDPAVAQFPQELVTYGGNGQVFSNWAQFWLVFHYLSTMTEEQTLVMYSGHPLGLFPSLSSSPRCVITNGMVIPNYSSRESYEKMFALGNTMYGQMTAGSYCYIGPQGIVHGTMLTVLNAGRRYLGTGDLRGRVFVSSGLGGMSGAQAKAAVITGCIGVIAEVDEAPLRKRHEQGWVMEVTKDLDHCVQRIREARKSKMALSLGYHGNIVALWERLWQEYERTGELLVDLGSDQTSLHNPFSGGYYPVQLSFTQANQLMNTDPQRFRDTVHESLRRHVAAINKLSEKGMFFWDYGNAFLLEAKRAGAEVEKTGGGATEFKYPSYVQHIMGDIFSLGFGPFRWVCTSGNPADLAQTDNIATTVLEEISATVTERVRQQYSDNIRWIREAGKHNMVVGSQARILYSDQRGRVSIALAINQAIAKGRVTAPVVISRDHHDVSGTDSPFRETSNIYDGSAFCADMAVQNVIGDAFRGATWVALHNGGGVGWGEVTNGGFGLVLDGSEEAGKRARMMLNWDVSNGVARRCWSGNSNAYETIQLTMEDQRELRVTMPYHVQDEHLLDRALH